One Streptomyces sp. R28 DNA window includes the following coding sequences:
- a CDS encoding alpha-lytic protease prodomain-containing protein: protein MLGRHTAAGRRGAALTALGALVLTGVTSAAAADPPPASTAAQTLGADRPSAAVLRALERDLKLKPGQAAERLVNEAEAGVRAGRLRNALGEHFAGAWLRGATSAELTVATTHAADVSAIKAQGAQAAVVKQPLAELQAVKKELDTAAARVKTRDTPVWYVDVPTNRVVVQATKRSAATAFIKAAGLQGKGVGVRLSAQRPRLLADLVGGDAYYIEGTARCSIGFSVTKDQQQGFASAGHCGTKGDTTAGSNMAEQGTFQASTFPGKDMSWVGVNSGWTATADVEGEDGERTQVAGSVQALVGASICRSGSTTGWHCGTIEQHDTSVSYSQGTVNGVTETTVCAEPGDSGGPYVSGSQAQGVTSGGSGDCTDGGTTFYQPINPILSEFGLVLKTASGQAGTPAPEDNDAAETWAAGRVYEAGTTVTHAGVRYQCVQTHQAQGAWSPSSTPALWQRL from the coding sequence ATGCTCGGCAGACATACCGCGGCAGGTCGCCGCGGCGCCGCCCTGACCGCTCTCGGCGCACTCGTCCTCACCGGGGTCACCTCGGCCGCCGCGGCCGACCCGCCGCCCGCGTCCACCGCCGCACAGACGCTCGGCGCCGACCGGCCGTCGGCGGCGGTGCTGCGCGCCCTGGAGCGTGACCTGAAGCTGAAGCCCGGTCAGGCGGCCGAGCGGCTGGTCAACGAGGCGGAGGCGGGCGTCCGCGCGGGACGCCTGCGCAACGCCCTGGGCGAGCACTTCGCGGGGGCCTGGCTGCGGGGGGCGACCTCCGCGGAGCTCACCGTCGCGACCACGCACGCCGCCGACGTGTCCGCCATCAAGGCCCAGGGCGCGCAGGCCGCGGTCGTCAAGCAGCCGTTGGCCGAACTCCAGGCCGTCAAGAAGGAGTTGGACACGGCCGCCGCCCGCGTCAAGACGCGCGACACACCGGTCTGGTACGTCGACGTACCCACGAACCGGGTCGTCGTCCAGGCGACCAAGCGCTCGGCCGCCACCGCCTTCATCAAGGCCGCCGGCCTCCAGGGCAAGGGCGTCGGCGTCCGCCTGTCGGCGCAACGGCCCCGGCTGCTGGCGGACCTCGTCGGCGGCGACGCCTACTACATCGAGGGCACCGCCCGCTGCTCCATCGGCTTCTCCGTCACCAAGGACCAGCAGCAGGGCTTCGCCTCGGCGGGCCACTGCGGGACCAAGGGCGACACGACCGCGGGCTCCAACATGGCCGAACAGGGCACGTTCCAGGCCTCCACGTTCCCCGGCAAGGACATGTCCTGGGTAGGCGTCAACAGCGGCTGGACCGCCACGGCCGACGTGGAGGGCGAGGACGGCGAGCGGACGCAGGTCGCCGGCTCGGTCCAGGCGCTCGTCGGGGCGTCGATCTGCCGCTCCGGTTCCACCACCGGTTGGCACTGCGGCACCATCGAGCAGCACGACACGAGTGTCAGCTACTCCCAGGGCACCGTGAACGGCGTGACCGAGACGACCGTGTGCGCCGAGCCGGGTGACTCCGGCGGCCCGTACGTCTCGGGCTCCCAGGCACAGGGCGTGACTTCGGGCGGCTCAGGCGACTGCACGGACGGCGGGACTACCTTCTACCAGCCGATCAACCCGATCCTCAGCGAATTCGGGCTCGTCCTGAAGACCGCGTCCGGCCAGGCCGGAACTCCCGCTCCGGAGGACAACGACGCGGCGGAGACATGGGCCGCGGGCCGCGTCTACGAGGCCGGCACGACGGTGACCCACGCGGGCGTGCGCTACCAGTGCGTGCAGACCCACCAGGCGCAGGGCGCGTGGTCGCCGAGTTCCACTCCGGCCCTGTGGCAGCGGTTGTAG
- a CDS encoding Fur family transcriptional regulator, giving the protein MTASQTPTPAEELRGAGLRVTAARVALLEAVRAGDHLGVEAIASGVRDRVGHVSLQAVYEGLHALTAAGLIRRIEPAGSPARFEGRVGDNHHHVVCRSCGVVADVDCEVGEAPCLTASDDHGFAIDEAEVIYWGLCPDCSTASSAPQAL; this is encoded by the coding sequence ATGACCGCATCCCAGACCCCGACCCCAGCCGAGGAGCTGCGCGGTGCCGGCCTGCGGGTGACCGCCGCGCGTGTCGCGCTGCTGGAGGCTGTCCGGGCCGGTGACCACCTCGGCGTCGAGGCCATCGCCTCCGGGGTGCGTGATCGCGTAGGCCATGTCTCCCTGCAGGCCGTGTACGAGGGCCTCCACGCACTCACCGCGGCGGGACTCATCCGCCGTATCGAACCGGCCGGCAGTCCGGCCCGGTTCGAGGGTCGTGTCGGCGACAACCACCACCACGTCGTGTGCCGGTCGTGCGGTGTCGTCGCCGACGTCGACTGCGAGGTCGGCGAGGCGCCGTGTCTGACCGCGTCCGACGACCACGGCTTCGCCATCGACGAGGCCGAGGTCATCTACTGGGGCCTGTGCCCCGACTGTTCCACCGCCAGCAGTGCACCCCAAGCACTGTGA
- the katG gene encoding catalase/peroxidase HPI, giving the protein MAENPDAIVTDAKTEGAGGCPVAHDRAPHPTQGGGNRQWWPERLNLKILAKDPVVANPLGGEFDYAEAFQALDLAAVKQDIAEVLTTSQDWWPADFGNYGPLMVRMAWHSAGTYRISDGRGGGGRGQQRFAPLNSWPDNGNLDKARRLLWPVKKKYGQSISWADLMILTGNVALEQMGFETFGFGGGRADVWEADEDVYWGPETTWLDDQRYTGDRELENPLGAVQMGLIYVNPEGPNGNPDPLAAARDIRETFRRMAMNDEETVALIAGGHTFGKTHGAGPADHVGNDPEAASMEEQGLGWKSTYGTGKGGDAITSGLEVTWTTKPTQWSNDFFDILFGYEWELTQSPAGANQWVAKDSEEIIPDAHDASKKRRPTMLTTDLSLRFDPIYGEISKRFHENPDQFADAFARAWYKLTHRDMGPKSLYLGPEVPAETLLWQDPLPQAEGETIDAADVTALKAKLLDSGLTVSQLVSTAWASASTFRGSDKRGGANGARIRLEPQRGWAVNDPDELAQVLRVLEGVQAEFNSGAKKVSLADLIVLGGAAGVEKAAKDAGVDVEVPFTPGRVDATEEHTDVESFAALEPTSDGFRNYLGKGNRLPAEYLLLDRANLLTLSAPELTVLVGGLRVLGANQGGSTHGVFTDTPGKLTNDFFVNLLDLGTEWKSTSSDQTTFEGRDAATGELKWTGTRADLVFGSNSELRALAEVYASDDAKEKFVNDFVAAWVKVSNLDRFDLV; this is encoded by the coding sequence ATGGCTGAGAACCCCGATGCGATCGTTACTGACGCGAAGACGGAGGGCGCCGGTGGCTGCCCCGTCGCGCACGATCGCGCCCCCCACCCGACGCAGGGCGGTGGCAACCGTCAGTGGTGGCCGGAGCGGCTCAACCTGAAGATCCTGGCCAAGGACCCTGTCGTCGCGAACCCGCTCGGCGGGGAGTTCGACTACGCCGAGGCGTTCCAGGCCCTTGACCTGGCGGCCGTGAAACAGGACATCGCCGAGGTGCTGACCACCTCGCAGGACTGGTGGCCCGCCGACTTCGGCAACTACGGCCCGCTGATGGTCCGTATGGCCTGGCACAGCGCCGGCACCTACCGCATCAGCGACGGCCGCGGCGGTGGCGGCCGTGGTCAGCAGCGCTTCGCGCCGCTGAACAGCTGGCCGGACAACGGCAACCTCGACAAGGCCCGCCGTCTGCTGTGGCCGGTCAAGAAGAAGTACGGCCAGTCCATCTCCTGGGCCGACCTCATGATCCTCACGGGTAACGTCGCCCTGGAGCAGATGGGCTTCGAGACCTTCGGCTTCGGCGGCGGCCGCGCCGACGTCTGGGAGGCCGACGAGGACGTCTACTGGGGCCCCGAGACCACCTGGCTCGACGACCAGCGCTACACCGGCGACCGCGAGCTGGAGAACCCGCTCGGCGCCGTCCAGATGGGCCTCATCTACGTCAACCCCGAGGGCCCCAACGGCAACCCGGACCCGCTGGCCGCGGCCCGCGACATCCGCGAGACGTTCCGCCGCATGGCGATGAACGACGAGGAGACCGTCGCCCTCATCGCCGGTGGTCACACCTTCGGCAAGACCCACGGCGCCGGCCCGGCCGACCACGTCGGCAACGACCCCGAGGCCGCCTCCATGGAGGAGCAGGGCCTGGGCTGGAAGTCCACCTACGGCACCGGTAAGGGCGGCGACGCCATCACCTCCGGTCTCGAGGTCACCTGGACCACCAAGCCCACCCAGTGGAGCAACGACTTCTTCGACATCCTCTTCGGCTACGAGTGGGAGCTCACCCAGAGCCCCGCCGGCGCCAACCAGTGGGTGGCCAAGGACTCCGAGGAGATCATCCCCGACGCGCACGACGCGTCGAAGAAGCGTCGGCCCACGATGCTCACCACCGACCTCTCGCTGCGCTTCGACCCGATCTACGGTGAGATCTCGAAGCGTTTCCACGAGAACCCGGACCAGTTCGCGGACGCCTTCGCCCGCGCCTGGTACAAGCTGACCCACCGTGACATGGGCCCGAAGTCCCTGTACCTCGGCCCGGAGGTCCCGGCGGAGACGCTGCTGTGGCAGGACCCGCTGCCGCAGGCCGAGGGCGAGACCATCGACGCCGCCGACGTCACGGCCCTGAAGGCCAAGCTCCTCGACTCGGGCCTGACGGTCTCGCAGCTGGTCTCCACCGCGTGGGCGTCGGCCTCGACGTTCCGCGGCAGCGACAAGCGCGGCGGTGCCAACGGCGCCCGTATCCGCCTGGAGCCGCAGCGCGGCTGGGCGGTCAACGACCCGGACGAGCTCGCCCAGGTCCTGCGCGTCCTCGAGGGCGTCCAGGCCGAGTTCAACTCCGGCGCCAAGAAGGTCTCCCTGGCCGACCTGATCGTCCTCGGCGGTGCCGCCGGTGTCGAGAAGGCCGCCAAGGACGCCGGCGTCGACGTGGAGGTCCCCTTCACGCCGGGCCGTGTGGACGCCACCGAGGAGCACACCGACGTGGAGTCCTTCGCCGCGCTGGAGCCGACCTCGGACGGCTTCCGCAACTACCTCGGCAAGGGCAACCGCCTGCCGGCCGAGTACCTGCTGCTCGACCGTGCCAACCTGCTCACCCTGAGCGCCCCCGAGCTGACCGTCCTCGTCGGCGGCCTGCGCGTCCTCGGCGCCAACCAGGGCGGCTCGACGCACGGCGTCTTCACCGACACCCCGGGCAAGCTGACCAACGACTTCTTCGTCAACCTGCTCGACCTGGGCACGGAGTGGAAGTCGACCTCCTCGGACCAGACCACCTTCGAGGGCCGCGACGCCGCCACGGGCGAGCTGAAGTGGACCGGCACCCGTGCCGACCTCGTCTTCGGCTCGAACTCCGAGCTGCGCGCGCTCGCGGAGGTCTACGCGAGCGACGACGCGAAGGAG